In the genome of Methanofastidiosum sp., one region contains:
- the gpmA gene encoding 2,3-diphosphoglycerate-dependent phosphoglycerate mutase, with translation MYKVVLLRHGESTWNKENRFTGWTDVDLSEKGITEAKNAGKVLLESGYVFDIAFTSVLKRAIRTLWLTLDEMDLMWIPVINSWRLNERHYGALQGLNKSEMAKKYGEKQVLIWRRSYDIRPPALEKKDQRYPGFDPRYTELTEDQIPQSECLKDTVERFLPYWHETIAPTIKSGKRVLIAAHGNSLRALVKYLDNVPEEEIVSLNIPTGIPLVYELDNNLKPIKHYYLGDAEEIEKAIKSVANQGKAKK, from the coding sequence ATGTATAAAGTTGTACTATTGAGGCATGGGGAAAGCACTTGGAACAAAGAAAACAGATTTACCGGCTGGACAGATGTAGATCTTTCTGAAAAAGGAATAACTGAAGCAAAAAATGCAGGGAAAGTATTACTAGAATCAGGGTACGTATTTGACATAGCTTTTACTTCTGTACTCAAGAGAGCAATAAGGACTTTATGGTTAACCTTAGATGAAATGGATCTCATGTGGATACCGGTAATCAACTCATGGAGGCTAAATGAAAGGCACTATGGTGCACTTCAAGGACTTAACAAATCAGAGATGGCCAAAAAATATGGGGAAAAACAAGTTTTAATCTGGAGAAGAAGTTATGACATAAGGCCTCCGGCTCTGGAAAAAAAGGATCAAAGATATCCAGGGTTCGATCCACGCTACACAGAGCTAACTGAAGATCAAATCCCTCAAAGTGAATGCCTTAAGGATACCGTTGAAAGATTTTTACCTTACTGGCACGAGACAATAGCGCCAACTATAAAGAGCGGAAAGAGAGTTCTAATTGCGGCCCATGGAAATAGCCTTAGGGCACTTGTTAAGTATCTTGATAACGTCCCTGAAGAAGAAATAGTAAGTTTAAACATACCCACGGGGATACCACTTGTCTACGAATTGGATAACAACTTAAAACCTATTAAACACTATTATTTGGGAGATGCTGAGGAGATCGAAAAAGCAATTAAATCTGTAGCAAATCAAGGAAAAGCGAAGAAATGA
- a CDS encoding class I SAM-dependent methyltransferase, which translates to MLEKEDKRHWYDGKLYNYLIDPNTGDTRKIISSLIEKNSKIIDIGCGTGSLAFHLSEKGSNILGIELSKRMVEYANSAKEGKNIPNVKFIYGNAEKVSVLTNERFDYAIFSLSLHEMKSETRHKILEEIKKVSDKIIVYDYLVRQSFSIQGASNSIIEFLAGREHYRNYKSFLEENGVYGILEKNGFKIEKTIIDKGHYVCVKAKCK; encoded by the coding sequence ATGTTGGAGAAAGAAGACAAAAGACACTGGTATGATGGAAAACTATACAACTATTTGATTGATCCTAATACTGGAGATACAAGAAAAATAATTTCAAGCCTAATTGAAAAGAATTCTAAAATCATAGATATTGGATGTGGGACAGGCTCCTTAGCATTTCACCTTTCAGAAAAAGGTAGCAATATCTTAGGAATAGAGCTTTCTAAAAGAATGGTAGAATATGCAAATTCCGCAAAAGAAGGGAAAAATATTCCAAATGTAAAATTTATTTACGGAAATGCAGAAAAAGTTTCAGTATTAACAAATGAAAGATTTGATTATGCTATTTTTTCTTTGTCTCTTCATGAAATGAAATCTGAAACTAGGCATAAGATCTTGGAAGAAATTAAGAAAGTCTCAGATAAAATAATTGTATATGATTATCTAGTTAGGCAATCTTTCTCCATTCAAGGAGCTAGTAATTCAATAATTGAATTTCTTGCCGGAAGAGAGCACTACCGGAATTACAAATCATTTCTGGAAGAAAATGGGGTTTATGGAATTTTAGAAAAGAATGGATTTAAGATTGAAAAGACAATTATTGACAAAGGGCATTACGTGTGTGTTAAGGCCAAATGTAAATAA
- a CDS encoding sugar phosphate isomerase/epimerase, giving the protein MNKRLGFSSLAFYEDNLEKALSWGESNNFDLMEIVAENNHAIDEETLPKIKELLSSYSFDYTVHSPFSDINISSLNKSIRKESIRQVKYCIFAVNEIGGKVMTFHPGRHSAATSKAKENTKGILFDSLKEISDYNKDYGVTIALENMPDTFITTMKVSKEVLEVLENKELSEIKHTMDVGHLETNNVDIGEYIHDLRKYLIHIHLHDNFGEFDNHLPLGEGNINFPKIFRALKDINYAGRIILEMTKTEDIIKSRKFLEDKKYFL; this is encoded by the coding sequence ATGAATAAAAGATTAGGTTTTTCCTCTCTGGCATTCTATGAAGATAATCTAGAAAAAGCCCTTTCATGGGGGGAAAGCAATAATTTTGATCTTATGGAGATAGTTGCTGAAAACAATCATGCAATTGATGAAGAAACACTGCCCAAGATCAAAGAATTGTTATCTTCTTATAGTTTTGATTACACAGTTCATTCCCCTTTTTCTGATATAAACATATCAAGCCTAAACAAAAGTATTAGAAAAGAGTCAATAAGGCAAGTTAAATACTGTATATTTGCCGTAAATGAAATAGGCGGAAAGGTGATGACTTTCCATCCTGGAAGACATTCTGCAGCCACAAGCAAAGCAAAAGAGAATACAAAAGGAATACTATTTGATTCATTAAAAGAAATATCAGATTATAATAAAGATTATGGCGTCACTATTGCACTAGAGAATATGCCTGACACTTTTATTACAACGATGAAAGTTTCTAAAGAAGTATTGGAAGTTCTTGAAAATAAAGAGTTATCAGAGATTAAACATACGATGGATGTAGGCCACCTAGAAACTAATAACGTAGATATAGGAGAATATATCCATGATCTAAGAAAGTATCTCATTCACATCCATCTTCATGATAATTTTGGTGAATTTGATAATCACTTGCCACTTGGGGAGGGAAACATTAACTTCCCAAAAATATTCAGAGCTCTTAAAGATATTAATTACGCCGGCAGGATAATACTAGAAATGACAAAAACTGAAGATATCATTAAAAGCCGTAAATTCTTAGAAGATAAAAAATATTTTTTATAG
- a CDS encoding zinc ABC transporter solute-binding protein encodes MNKYFLSILLVLTISFSLGCANEKTDSDGRLIVYATISPQKEMIEAIGGEKVNVNILVPQGSDPHTADLKPNQLTELSKAKIYVMVGSGIEFEIKSMGKIRDLNKNMYVLDSSKGIELIGMTEHNHEDEIHNEAEGGKDPHIWTSLRNGKIMIQNIYEGLVAVDPANKEYYLKNRDDYLVRLDEADTYIKNELEGLENRSFMIFHPSWGYFAKDYNLTQIPIEIEGKEPTLQSLAKIIEEAKEENIKTIFVSPGFSSKAADIITKEIGGKTEVIDPLAENYIDNLKITANKIKNQ; translated from the coding sequence ATGAATAAATATTTTCTTTCTATTTTATTGGTGCTAACAATTTCTTTTTCATTAGGGTGTGCGAATGAAAAAACAGATTCTGACGGAAGATTGATTGTATATGCGACAATATCTCCCCAAAAAGAAATGATTGAGGCAATTGGAGGAGAAAAGGTTAATGTGAATATACTTGTCCCTCAGGGCAGCGATCCACATACTGCAGATTTAAAACCAAATCAACTGACTGAATTATCCAAAGCAAAGATTTACGTAATGGTTGGTTCAGGCATTGAATTTGAGATAAAATCGATGGGTAAGATAAGGGATCTTAATAAGAATATGTATGTTTTAGATAGCTCTAAGGGAATAGAATTAATTGGGATGACAGAACACAATCATGAAGATGAAATTCATAATGAAGCAGAAGGTGGGAAAGACCCCCATATCTGGACTTCTTTAAGAAATGGGAAGATAATGATTCAAAACATATACGAGGGGCTCGTGGCCGTTGACCCAGCTAATAAAGAATACTACTTGAAGAATAGGGATGATTATTTGGTTAGGTTAGATGAAGCAGATACATACATAAAAAATGAGCTGGAAGGTCTAGAGAATAGGTCTTTCATGATATTCCACCCCTCATGGGGGTATTTTGCAAAGGATTATAACTTGACTCAAATTCCAATTGAGATTGAAGGAAAAGAGCCTACTTTACAATCACTTGCTAAAATAATAGAAGAGGCAAAAGAAGAGAATATTAAGACGATATTTGTATCTCCCGGGTTTAGTAGTAAAGCAGCCGATATAATCACGAAGGAGATTGGTGGAAAAACTGAAGTGATTGATCCTCTTGCAGAAAACTACATAGATAATCTTAAAATTACCGCAAACAAAATAAAAAATCAGTAA
- a CDS encoding ABC transporter ATP-binding protein has product MKKEIIKLEHISFDYGDHRVLEDINLTVFDDDFLGIIGPNGGGKSTLLKIILGLLIPTEGNISLFNKSPREGRKYVGYVPQYTLVDRNFPINVEQVVLSGRIGHTDFLRRYSDNDRKIAEKSMGIMGIKELRDAQIGKLSGGQLQRALIARALATEPKLLLLDEPTSNIDVQAETDFYDFLHELSEKMAIILVTHDTGAISSHVKTIGCINKTLHYHGEKNIPPKVFEKLYGCPIELIGHGIPHRVLKEHED; this is encoded by the coding sequence ATGAAAAAAGAAATAATCAAGTTGGAACATATATCATTTGACTATGGAGATCATAGAGTTTTAGAGGACATTAACCTTACAGTTTTTGATGATGATTTTCTTGGAATAATAGGGCCTAATGGCGGAGGTAAATCTACACTTCTGAAGATAATTCTTGGCCTTCTTATTCCTACTGAAGGTAATATTTCCCTTTTCAACAAAAGTCCAAGAGAAGGTAGAAAATATGTCGGGTATGTTCCACAATATACCTTAGTTGATAGGAACTTCCCAATTAATGTTGAGCAAGTTGTTCTTAGTGGTAGGATAGGTCATACAGATTTTTTAAGAAGATACTCAGATAATGATAGAAAAATTGCTGAAAAATCTATGGGTATAATGGGAATTAAAGAACTAAGGGATGCCCAAATTGGAAAATTATCAGGTGGACAGCTTCAAAGGGCTTTAATTGCAAGGGCACTTGCAACAGAACCCAAATTACTTCTTCTGGATGAACCCACTTCAAACATAGATGTTCAGGCAGAAACTGATTTTTATGATTTCTTACATGAGCTTTCTGAAAAGATGGCAATTATACTAGTAACACATGATACTGGAGCTATTTCGTCCCATGTTAAAACAATTGGTTGTATAAATAAGACCCTTCACTATCACGGTGAAAAGAACATACCTCCAAAAGTATTTGAAAAATTATATGGATGCCCGATAGAGTTGATAGGTCATGGTATACCGCATAGAGTTTTGAAGGAGCATGAAGACTGA
- a CDS encoding iron chelate uptake ABC transporter family permease subunit: protein MVFQYVFFQNALMAGILAAIACGVIGSYVIVKRLVFISGGISHAAFGGIGLGLFLGYNPLLTAILFSIFSSSILGIISRKAYQREDTLIGAMWAIGMAFGLFMIYQIPGYVPDLASYLFGNILTVSRIDIVIMIALNIIIVLIVFIRYNEFLAFSFDEEFSEVTNVPVMRTYIVLLSLVALTVVVLVSVVGIILAMALLTLPAATASLFTNSLKKMIFLSTLIGVCYMLIGIAMSFFLNQPSGATIVIISGISYLGILGIKSLIIKS from the coding sequence ATGGTATTTCAATATGTATTTTTCCAGAACGCTTTAATGGCTGGCATACTGGCCGCTATTGCATGTGGTGTAATTGGCTCCTATGTTATTGTGAAAAGATTAGTCTTCATATCTGGAGGAATATCCCATGCAGCATTTGGTGGGATAGGTCTTGGATTATTTTTAGGATACAATCCTCTTTTAACGGCCATTTTATTTAGTATTTTCTCTAGTTCTATACTTGGAATTATTTCAAGAAAAGCATATCAACGTGAGGATACTTTAATTGGAGCAATGTGGGCAATTGGGATGGCATTTGGTTTATTTATGATATACCAAATACCAGGATATGTGCCGGATCTTGCCAGTTACTTATTTGGGAATATCCTTACCGTTTCGAGAATAGATATCGTAATCATGATTGCCCTAAATATAATTATTGTACTTATTGTATTTATCAGATATAATGAATTCCTTGCTTTTTCATTTGATGAGGAGTTTTCAGAAGTAACAAATGTTCCAGTAATGAGAACTTACATTGTTTTGCTGTCCCTTGTAGCCTTGACGGTTGTAGTTTTAGTGAGTGTTGTAGGGATAATCCTAGCAATGGCACTCCTTACCCTTCCTGCTGCAACTGCAAGCCTTTTTACGAACAGTCTCAAAAAGATGATATTTCTCTCAACTTTAATAGGTGTGTGCTACATGCTTATTGGGATAGCTATGTCTTTCTTTTTGAATCAACCATCTGGAGCAACAATAGTTATTATTTCAGGAATATCTTATCTGGGAATTTTGGGAATAAAATCTTTAATTATAAAATCATAA
- a CDS encoding CopG family ribbon-helix-helix protein, giving the protein MSVISISINDELLDKLDKLLPVKGFSTRSELFREALRDYVTTEVWEEGKGPLVVTGMVISSKKSESPLNTIHHKYEHVVETTLHTHLDEKNCLEIFILKGETKEVKEFLTELKGLSGVKAVRHALLSAEV; this is encoded by the coding sequence ATGTCCGTTATTAGCATATCAATAAATGATGAACTGCTCGATAAACTCGATAAATTACTTCCAGTAAAAGGATTCTCAACTAGATCTGAACTCTTTAGAGAGGCTTTGAGAGACTATGTCACCACTGAAGTATGGGAAGAGGGAAAAGGACCATTAGTTGTCACAGGGATGGTTATCTCGAGTAAGAAGTCTGAAAGTCCATTGAATACGATACACCATAAGTATGAACACGTAGTTGAAACAACTTTACACACCCATCTCGATGAAAAGAATTGCCTTGAAATATTCATTCTAAAAGGGGAAACAAAAGAAGTAAAAGAGTTTTTAACAGAATTAAAAGGCCTAAGCGGTGTCAAAGCTGTGAGACATGCTTTGCTATCTGCGGAGGTTTAA
- a CDS encoding ribonuclease HII: MHVCGVDEAGRGPVIGPLVVASFSIPEDKINLIESLEVKDSKKLTAKRREDLFLEILGLPGKHFFRILSPNFLNTEMKKYSLNDIELVAFKEAILGLNIPIKKVICDSCDVDADRFSRNLKESLGNEFVSCEVIASHKAEDKYPMVAAASILAKVKRDELIKKIEEDSGFSFGSGYPSDPKTIRFLEDYYKINNSFPDFVRTEWKTLSNIKSSVNQRKLC, encoded by the coding sequence ATGCATGTGTGTGGAGTGGACGAAGCAGGTAGAGGGCCAGTTATAGGGCCACTAGTAGTGGCTTCTTTCTCGATACCCGAAGATAAAATTAATCTAATTGAGTCTCTTGAAGTCAAGGATTCAAAGAAGCTCACTGCAAAAAGAAGAGAAGATTTGTTCTTAGAAATATTGGGCCTTCCAGGAAAGCATTTCTTTAGGATCCTATCGCCTAATTTTCTAAATACTGAAATGAAGAAATATAGTCTAAATGATATTGAGCTAGTTGCTTTCAAGGAAGCCATACTTGGCCTCAATATACCAATAAAAAAAGTGATATGTGATTCATGTGACGTTGATGCAGATAGATTTTCTCGAAATCTTAAAGAGTCATTAGGAAATGAATTCGTGTCGTGCGAAGTAATAGCCTCTCATAAAGCCGAAGATAAATATCCAATGGTTGCAGCCGCTTCAATACTAGCAAAAGTAAAGAGGGACGAACTAATTAAAAAAATAGAAGAAGATTCAGGCTTTTCATTTGGAAGTGGCTATCCAAGTGACCCAAAAACCATAAGATTCCTTGAAGATTACTATAAAATAAATAATAGTTTTCCTGATTTTGTGAGGACAGAATGGAAAACTTTATCCAATATTAAAAGTTCTGTTAATCAGAGAAAACTTTGTTGA
- a CDS encoding amino acid racemase has protein sequence MKLLGLIGGMNWQSTIEYYKILNGLINEKLGENHSAKVVLYSVDFEEILALEMENRWDLVKEKMVDISVSLEKAGAKGIVICSNTMHLIAEDLQDNINIPIINVIDATAEEIQKNMIKSIGLLGTKFTMERDFYKKRLESKYGLKVLVPDHEDIELINDIIYKELAQGKVYLNSKKEIKRIVEKLVIDGAEGIILGCTELPMIIDPNETDLPLFDTLKIHMNKAMEFSL, from the coding sequence ATGAAACTACTTGGATTAATTGGGGGTATGAACTGGCAGTCTACAATAGAGTACTATAAAATTTTAAATGGGCTCATCAATGAGAAGCTTGGAGAAAATCACTCTGCAAAAGTTGTACTATATTCAGTTGATTTTGAAGAAATTTTAGCTCTAGAGATGGAAAATAGGTGGGATTTGGTAAAAGAAAAAATGGTAGATATCTCTGTATCGCTTGAAAAAGCTGGCGCAAAAGGGATTGTAATATGTTCAAATACTATGCATTTGATAGCAGAAGATCTTCAAGACAACATAAATATACCAATAATAAATGTCATTGATGCGACAGCTGAGGAGATACAAAAGAATATGATTAAGTCAATAGGCCTTCTTGGAACAAAGTTTACAATGGAAAGGGATTTCTATAAGAAACGATTAGAAAGCAAATATGGGTTAAAAGTGTTGGTTCCGGATCATGAGGATATAGAGCTAATAAATGATATAATCTATAAGGAGCTTGCTCAAGGAAAAGTTTATTTGAACTCCAAAAAGGAAATAAAAAGAATAGTCGAAAAGCTTGTTATTGACGGTGCAGAAGGGATAATATTGGGTTGCACTGAACTTCCAATGATAATTGATCCTAATGAAACTGATTTGCCCCTATTTGATACCTTAAAGATTCATATGAACAAAGCTATGGAGTTCTCATTATAG
- a CDS encoding PRC-barrel domain containing protein, giving the protein MGKIAATRLRDKMIVTEQGHEIGTLFDMVINEDTGELIALVVEPTTDVILDNMITDKENLVLVPFSAVRAVKDFIIVDVRRIPKKSERVGMFAKVPE; this is encoded by the coding sequence ATGGGTAAAATTGCGGCAACTCGATTAAGAGACAAAATGATTGTAACAGAACAGGGGCACGAAATAGGGACCCTTTTTGACATGGTCATAAATGAAGATACTGGAGAGCTCATAGCTCTCGTTGTGGAACCTACAACGGATGTTATTTTAGACAATATGATTACAGACAAGGAAAATCTAGTCCTTGTTCCTTTTAGTGCCGTAAGGGCAGTTAAGGACTTCATTATTGTTGATGTCAGAAGGATTCCAAAGAAGAGTGAAAGGGTCGGAATGTTTGCAAAGGTTCCCGAATAA
- a CDS encoding histone family protein, which translates to MREPEELPLAPLERLLRKEGAERVSEDACKVLGVALEDYSRIIARKAKDYSAHAKRKTIKAEDIELALRDLNI; encoded by the coding sequence ATGAGAGAGCCAGAAGAACTTCCTCTAGCTCCCCTTGAAAGACTACTTAGAAAAGAAGGGGCAGAAAGAGTTTCAGAAGACGCGTGTAAAGTGTTGGGTGTTGCTCTTGAAGATTACTCAAGAATAATAGCAAGAAAGGCCAAGGATTACTCAGCTCATGCTAAAAGAAAGACTATAAAGGCAGAGGACATAGAACTTGCCTTAAGGGATTTAAATATTTAA
- a CDS encoding 30S ribosomal protein S8e, translating into MSIWQARSKRKSTGGRLTQARKKLKRELGRESTFTVIGEVNKKKVRCFGGTEKMKIMKTDYSNLLTKEGYKKVKITGVTDNPANRHFVRRSIITKGAIITTELGKARVTSRPGQDGVINAVLIE; encoded by the coding sequence GTGTCAATTTGGCAGGCTAGATCAAAAAGAAAATCTACTGGTGGAAGACTAACACAAGCGAGAAAAAAACTTAAGAGAGAGCTCGGTAGAGAATCAACATTTACTGTAATTGGTGAAGTTAACAAAAAGAAAGTAAGATGCTTCGGTGGAACTGAAAAGATGAAGATCATGAAGACAGACTATTCTAATCTCCTAACAAAAGAGGGATACAAGAAAGTTAAAATTACTGGAGTTACTGACAATCCCGCAAACAGGCACTTCGTCAGAAGAAGCATTATTACAAAGGGGGCAATAATAACAACAGAACTTGGAAAGGCCAGAGTTACATCAAGACCTGGACAAGATGGAGTTATTAACGCCGTTTTAATTGAATAA
- the hypE gene encoding hydrogenase expression/formation protein HypE gives MDEFNSDIIKSEHGGGGEMMEAMIKSLYVKGFSLNKVTGGLGLSDMDDSGTIPFCEGHIVFTTDSHTVTPLFFPGGDIGRLSVSGTINDISVMGAKPLALSSGVILPEGFPTDQFRKVIKSMNETLKEADVPLITGDTKVAGNDLFINTSGVGYTKNLLSDKGLKEGDLIIVSGTVGDHGASMLSVREDISFLSNIKSDVAPLNKMIEKILPYNIHAMKDPTRGGIANALNEFSKKSGLRIEIKEENVPVREEVSSICDILGLNYMEIACEGKVLVAASREDAETVLDILRKDKLGKNAAIIGEVKKGEKVLLETIIGGKRILESPIADPVPRVC, from the coding sequence ATGGACGAGTTTAATTCTGATATAATTAAGTCTGAACATGGAGGAGGCGGGGAGATGATGGAGGCAATGATCAAATCTCTCTATGTTAAAGGCTTTTCCTTGAATAAAGTAACAGGAGGTCTAGGCCTTTCCGATATGGACGATTCTGGCACTATACCCTTTTGTGAAGGCCATATTGTTTTTACAACAGATTCTCATACAGTCACCCCTCTTTTTTTCCCAGGTGGCGATATCGGTAGGCTTTCTGTTTCTGGAACAATAAATGATATCTCAGTTATGGGCGCAAAACCACTTGCTCTTTCCTCAGGAGTTATCTTACCAGAGGGTTTCCCCACAGATCAATTTCGTAAAGTCATAAAATCTATGAATGAAACTTTGAAAGAGGCAGACGTTCCATTAATTACCGGAGATACCAAAGTTGCAGGCAATGATCTTTTTATTAACACTTCTGGCGTCGGTTATACAAAGAATTTACTTTCTGATAAAGGACTAAAAGAAGGTGATTTGATTATAGTATCGGGAACTGTGGGAGACCACGGCGCCTCAATGCTTTCTGTTAGGGAGGATATATCCTTCCTCTCCAATATAAAATCAGACGTTGCTCCTTTGAATAAAATGATTGAAAAAATTCTCCCTTATAACATTCATGCAATGAAAGATCCAACAAGGGGCGGAATTGCCAACGCGTTAAATGAATTCTCAAAAAAATCAGGTTTAAGAATTGAGATTAAAGAAGAAAATGTCCCAGTGAGAGAGGAAGTTTCTTCCATATGTGATATTCTGGGCCTAAACTACATGGAAATTGCATGTGAAGGTAAGGTCTTAGTAGCTGCTAGTAGAGAAGATGCAGAAACAGTTCTTGATATTTTGAGAAAAGATAAACTTGGAAAAAATGCTGCTATCATAGGGGAAGTAAAGAAAGGGGAAAAAGTATTACTTGAAACAATAATCGGAGGAAAGAGAATACTAGAATCTCCTATAGCAGATCCTGTTCCAAGAGTATGTTAG
- a CDS encoding CoA transferase, with protein sequence MPLDGIKVLDFTGALSGPYCSMLLGDMGAEVIKVERPKRGDDSRGWGPPYISENLSTYFASINRNKKSISLNIKDPEAREVVKKLVKNSDILLENFRPGTMEKLGLGYEEMKKINEKLIYCSISGFGQDGPYKFKPGYDLILQGMGGLMSETGEPNGGPVKIGIAVTDISAGMFACYGILSAIIARSKTGKGQFIDTSMLDCQVSWQTYFATGYLFAGKIPSRIGSAHSFICPYQSFRTKDIFINVAVGNEDMWKKFCEVLELDIAEHEKFSDNGKRLKKRDELVKIIEEVLVKKSGDEWLVLLEKAGIPSGPIYTIDRLLNDPQVIHRKMIEKVTNPLYGTIKIPGLPVKLSETGGSVKLPPPVLGEHSEEILESLGYTKEQIKSFKEKEII encoded by the coding sequence ATGCCACTTGACGGAATAAAAGTATTAGATTTTACAGGAGCTTTATCTGGGCCTTACTGTAGCATGCTTTTAGGAGATATGGGAGCGGAAGTTATTAAGGTTGAAAGACCAAAAAGAGGGGACGACTCTAGGGGTTGGGGGCCTCCATATATTTCGGAAAACTTGAGCACTTATTTTGCAAGCATAAACAGGAACAAAAAAAGTATTAGTTTAAATATTAAGGATCCGGAAGCCAGGGAAGTAGTAAAGAAACTAGTAAAAAATTCTGATATTCTTTTAGAAAATTTTAGGCCCGGCACTATGGAGAAGTTAGGTCTTGGATATGAAGAGATGAAGAAAATCAATGAAAAATTGATCTACTGTTCTATTTCTGGTTTTGGTCAAGATGGGCCATATAAATTCAAACCTGGTTATGATCTTATTTTACAAGGAATGGGTGGGCTTATGAGTGAGACTGGTGAGCCAAATGGAGGTCCTGTAAAAATAGGTATTGCAGTGACAGATATCTCAGCTGGTATGTTTGCCTGTTATGGTATCCTTAGTGCAATTATTGCAAGATCAAAAACAGGGAAAGGCCAATTTATTGATACTTCAATGCTTGACTGTCAAGTTTCATGGCAAACTTATTTTGCAACGGGGTATCTTTTTGCAGGAAAAATTCCTTCAAGAATAGGTAGCGCCCACTCATTCATTTGTCCTTACCAGTCTTTTAGAACTAAAGATATTTTCATTAATGTTGCAGTTGGAAATGAAGATATGTGGAAGAAATTTTGTGAGGTACTTGAACTTGATATTGCAGAACATGAAAAATTTTCAGATAATGGAAAACGTCTAAAGAAGAGGGATGAACTTGTTAAAATAATAGAAGAGGTTCTTGTAAAAAAATCTGGAGATGAATGGTTAGTTCTTCTCGAAAAAGCTGGAATACCTTCTGGTCCCATTTATACTATTGATAGGCTATTAAATGATCCTCAGGTAATACATAGAAAAATGATTGAAAAAGTAACTAATCCCTTATATGGAACTATAAAAATCCCAGGATTGCCTGTAAAATTATCTGAAACAGGTGGCTCGGTGAAGCTACCGCCCCCGGTACTAGGGGAACATTCGGAAGAAATATTGGAAAGTCTTGGATATACAAAAGAACAGATAAAATCATTCAAAGAAAAAGAAATAATCTAA
- a CDS encoding rubrerythrin family protein, with product MSKTLENLTKAFIGESMARNRYTIYSKIASKEGYDEISEIFLLTADNEREHAKWLFRMINDIKKNEGSPTEIKVEAEAPLILSNTIENIKGAIDGENYEYTKMYPEFADTAEKEGFKDVATRLRAIAVAEKHHEGRYKKLLKELQEGTFFKKKEKVVWVCRKCGYIHEGNEPPEACPSCNHEKAYFERQCETY from the coding sequence ATGAGCAAAACTTTAGAAAATTTGACTAAGGCTTTCATTGGGGAAAGTATGGCAAGAAACAGATATACAATCTACTCTAAGATAGCGTCTAAAGAAGGTTACGATGAAATATCTGAGATCTTTCTCCTAACAGCAGACAATGAAAGGGAGCATGCCAAATGGCTCTTTAGAATGATTAACGATATAAAAAAGAATGAAGGAAGTCCTACTGAAATAAAAGTAGAAGCTGAAGCTCCTTTAATTCTTAGTAATACAATTGAAAATATAAAAGGTGCAATTGATGGTGAAAACTACGAATACACTAAAATGTACCCCGAGTTTGCAGACACAGCTGAGAAAGAAGGATTTAAAGATGTAGCAACAAGACTCAGGGCAATTGCCGTAGCAGAAAAGCACCACGAAGGCAGATATAAAAAACTCCTAAAAGAGCTTCAAGAAGGGACATTTTTCAAAAAGAAAGAAAAAGTTGTCTGGGTATGCAGGAAGTGTGGATACATTCATGAAGGGAATGAACCCCCAGAGGCTTGCCCATCCTGCAATCACGAGAAAGCCTATTTTGAAAGGCAGTGTGAAACATACTAA